The following proteins come from a genomic window of Planctomycetota bacterium:
- a CDS encoding HEAT repeat domain-containing protein: protein MFETGALWIGLVLSGSLASPQEDRTEVRFQRVHLKNGNFLDGLIVQQTSREVVLKMKFGEMRIAADQIERIEAIKLRSVGEKAEELTPPRRPSPPPKDDPAGRRDPFARPPASRPPTPPPGPPRTAGPRTPDSLFSPRPETREQVDPLLRQLERSDPEQRDPIVQRLVELGGETAPYLASLMEKVDREILVYVVNALESLRDPRSVPVLYRQLESPSALVRQNAIHLVTSIAGAEAAPRLTLLLRDPDPSVRAAAVSGLQTIGDRDAFDALAPLAADPDREVRTRALGALADLARRHDMGDLLSTTLETAAERAQGAALLDVLASLGHTGQPRVWTTLVRYLDHDDADVRAAAVTALGTLGGRDSGPALVARLPVEQDRAVRVALAQAVQKLVLRDATETLIEWLEDSDVEVRVSSLRALRTITGQNLGADPAPWRTWWEENKPKR, encoded by the coding sequence ATGTTCGAGACCGGGGCGCTCTGGATCGGGCTGGTCCTCTCCGGATCTCTCGCCTCCCCTCAGGAAGACCGCACCGAAGTCCGCTTCCAGCGCGTCCACCTCAAGAACGGCAACTTCCTCGACGGACTCATCGTCCAGCAGACCTCCCGAGAAGTGGTCCTCAAGATGAAGTTCGGCGAGATGCGCATCGCCGCAGACCAGATCGAGCGCATCGAGGCCATCAAGCTCCGGAGCGTCGGCGAGAAGGCCGAGGAGCTGACGCCGCCCCGTCGTCCGTCCCCGCCGCCCAAGGACGATCCCGCCGGCCGCCGCGACCCCTTTGCCCGCCCGCCGGCGTCCCGTCCGCCCACGCCGCCCCCCGGTCCCCCGCGAACGGCGGGCCCCCGCACGCCCGACTCCCTCTTCAGCCCCCGCCCGGAGACGCGCGAACAGGTGGACCCTCTCCTCCGTCAGCTCGAACGGTCCGACCCGGAGCAGCGCGACCCGATCGTTCAGCGCCTCGTGGAGCTCGGCGGCGAGACCGCCCCCTATCTGGCAAGCCTCATGGAAAAGGTGGACCGCGAGATCCTCGTCTATGTCGTCAACGCGCTCGAGTCCCTGCGGGACCCGCGGAGCGTCCCCGTCCTTTACCGGCAGCTTGAAAGCCCGAGCGCCCTCGTCCGCCAGAACGCGATCCATCTGGTGACCTCCATCGCCGGAGCGGAAGCCGCCCCGCGTCTCACGCTGCTCCTGCGGGACCCGGATCCGTCCGTGCGCGCCGCGGCGGTGTCGGGCCTCCAGACGATCGGCGACCGCGACGCGTTCGACGCGCTGGCCCCGCTGGCGGCGGACCCCGACCGGGAAGTCCGCACGCGCGCGCTCGGAGCCCTGGCCGACCTGGCGCGGCGACACGACATGGGAGATCTCTTGAGCACGACCTTGGAGACGGCGGCGGAGCGCGCGCAAGGAGCCGCGCTTCTGGACGTCCTCGCCTCCCTGGGACACACCGGGCAGCCGCGCGTCTGGACCACGCTCGTCCGATACCTCGATCACGACGACGCCGACGTGCGCGCGGCCGCCGTCACCGCCCTCGGAACCCTCGGGGGACGCGATTCGGGCCCGGCCCTTGTGGCGCGCCTTCCCGTCGAGCAGGACCGCGCCGTGCGGGTCGCCCTGGCCCAGGCGGTGCAGAAGCTCGTCCTTCGCGACGCGACCGAGACGCTCATCGAATGGCTGGAGGACTCCGACGTCGAAGTCCGGGTCTCGTCGCTCCGGGCGCTCCGGACGATCACCGGCCAGAACCTGGGGGCCGATCCGGCCCCTTGGCGCACCTGGTGGGAAGAGAACAAGCCCAAGCGGTAG
- a CDS encoding prepilin-type N-terminal cleavage/methylation domain-containing protein yields the protein MRVRRGWGGSSGLSLIEVMISITVLAFVLLAFLGIMHSSSQLSASSEEMRLAIVDLQAAIEDTFAEPFGAAFLTNFPNGYPQPVVVGGETRPNPATHRFAKYWDHSGNRRVLRNERVWMVHRAWGGNTAADPDWLEYEIVMTFTNHKGLPQRESVVLRRSK from the coding sequence GTGCGGGTTCGACGCGGTTGGGGAGGGAGTTCCGGCCTCTCGCTGATCGAGGTCATGATCTCGATCACGGTGCTGGCGTTCGTCCTTCTGGCGTTCCTCGGGATCATGCACAGCTCCAGCCAGCTGAGCGCTTCTTCGGAAGAGATGCGGCTGGCGATCGTGGATCTCCAGGCGGCGATCGAGGACACGTTCGCCGAACCCTTCGGCGCGGCCTTTCTGACGAACTTTCCGAACGGCTACCCGCAGCCCGTCGTCGTGGGCGGCGAAACCCGGCCGAACCCGGCGACCCATCGTTTCGCCAAGTACTGGGATCACAGCGGCAATCGCCGGGTTCTGAGAAACGAGCGCGTCTGGATGGTGCATCGCGCCTGGGGAGGCAATACGGCGGCCGACCCCGACTGGCTGGAATACGAGATCGTGATGACCTTTACCAACCATAAAGGACTGCCCCAGCGCGAAAGCGTGGTTCTGCGGAGGTCCAAGTGA
- a CDS encoding prepilin-type N-terminal cleavage/methylation domain-containing protein has translation MKARRRDGGFTFLEAIIVLAITAVVVAGTYAVIVATVRGDENLRARMKLQLEAIRTLQELTSLLKTSGPADLNRNGIRDADEPPLFVQDGNPWSGSLSALNTDNPAVVYGSPDPYGYGGRSVEMAFMLPGPADPSDPRGRPVGSDGFTRWGSQGVPGRTDVYAVVLVPDPEARTAAQRQDPARNELQLREYDASSPRTLLRSRTMARGVERIVFQSSGPATQLLTGAYPTSPEFANDPELGQPLGLHQIRVTLWMRSVDMQGRLLRMRQSSTVNLRSIDR, from the coding sequence GTGAAGGCACGGCGGCGGGACGGGGGCTTTACGTTTCTGGAGGCGATCATCGTCCTGGCGATTACGGCGGTGGTCGTGGCCGGGACCTACGCGGTGATCGTGGCCACGGTGCGCGGGGACGAGAACCTTCGCGCCCGCATGAAGCTGCAGCTCGAAGCGATCCGCACGCTCCAGGAGCTGACCAGCCTTCTTAAGACATCGGGTCCGGCGGACTTGAACCGCAACGGCATCCGTGACGCGGACGAACCGCCGCTTTTCGTTCAGGACGGAAATCCGTGGTCGGGCTCTTTGTCCGCCCTGAACACGGATAATCCCGCCGTTGTTTATGGAAGTCCGGATCCCTACGGCTATGGAGGACGCAGCGTCGAGATGGCGTTCATGCTTCCCGGGCCGGCCGACCCGAGCGATCCGCGCGGTCGTCCCGTGGGGTCCGACGGGTTCACCCGGTGGGGATCCCAGGGGGTTCCGGGAAGGACGGACGTCTACGCCGTCGTGCTCGTTCCCGACCCGGAGGCGCGCACCGCCGCGCAGCGGCAGGATCCTGCGCGCAACGAGCTTCAGCTCCGGGAATACGATGCCTCCTCCCCGCGGACGCTCCTGCGGAGCCGAACCATGGCCCGAGGGGTCGAGCGGATCGTCTTCCAGTCGTCCGGCCCCGCGACCCAGCTTCTGACGGGGGCGTATCCCACCTCCCCCGAGTTCGCCAACGACCCGGAGCTCGGACAGCCCCTGGGTCTTCATCAGATCCGCGTCACGCTCTGGATGCGGAGCGTCGACATGCAGGGGCGGCTGCTCCGGATGCGGCAGTCCAGCACGGTGAATCTGCGGTCGATCGACCGATAG
- a CDS encoding sigma-70 family RNA polymerase sigma factor, with amino-acid sequence MAEQDTAFRPGASQFPQTAWTLIARLRDPRDPRAQAYLNRMVELYWRPVYKYIRIAWQRSNEDAKDLTQAFFVHLLEGSLLERAAPERGNFRKLLLTSLRNFLANDARAAHAAKRGGGRLPISLDAEDGDPSWASDPADPQAAFEAQWARELLERAIDALRRSCRPQVFAAFRRFHLEDASVREIAREMGETETQVAHHLQDARAELRRIVTEEIRRYVADEAEIGRELDALFRGWRS; translated from the coding sequence ATGGCGGAGCAGGATACCGCGTTCCGGCCCGGAGCCAGCCAGTTTCCCCAGACCGCGTGGACCCTGATCGCGCGTCTTCGGGATCCCCGCGACCCGCGCGCTCAGGCCTACCTGAACCGGATGGTGGAGCTGTACTGGCGGCCGGTGTACAAATACATCCGCATCGCCTGGCAGCGCTCCAACGAGGACGCCAAGGACCTCACCCAGGCGTTCTTCGTCCATCTCCTGGAGGGCAGCCTCCTCGAGCGCGCCGCTCCCGAGCGCGGCAACTTCCGCAAGCTGCTTTTGACTTCTCTTCGGAACTTCCTGGCCAACGACGCCCGCGCCGCCCACGCCGCCAAGCGCGGCGGCGGCCGCCTGCCGATCTCCCTGGACGCGGAAGACGGCGATCCCTCCTGGGCGTCCGATCCGGCCGATCCCCAGGCGGCCTTCGAAGCCCAGTGGGCGCGCGAGCTTCTCGAGCGCGCGATCGACGCCCTCCGCCGCTCGTGCCGCCCCCAGGTCTTCGCCGCCTTCCGCCGGTTCCACCTCGAGGACGCCTCCGTCCGTGAAATCGCCCGCGAGATGGGGGAAACCGAAACCCAGGTGGCCCATCACCTCCAGGATGCCCGCGCCGAGCTTCGCCGCATCGTCACCGAGGAGATCCGCCGCTACGTGGCCGACGAGGCGGAGATCGGCCGGGAGCTGGACGCCCTCTTCCGGGGATGGCGCTCATGA
- a CDS encoding protein kinase, protein MKVDPRAFRGLSRFLAPAAGGPLADRALAEGRITPAQLEECIREQDRTGRPLDELLIERGYLTAEEAARLRQPALPPEAARAAEDPARLVGHYILTEVLGAGGMAEVWKAWDRSLGRWVAIKFLKDHVGHQTQRLEREGRMAGRLSHPGIISIFERGRHGDRAYLVMPYVEGAPPRPPLAPREAARLAWEVAQALAYAHAQGVIHRDVKPANILVEKTGRAVLADFGLAIAGGSGASLWAVSGTPEYASPEQIRGEALDARTDVYSLGATLYHLLTGRPPFSGRDADEIGRKVLEARPAPLRGVPARLRRIVERAMERDRARRYPGMAEMAGDLRRYLEGADRSRLTWKAWAAVLAAGILPWAVAGGILWRGRAETREAEVRSMLDEARGELARVEALLASAETADADRIRSAAYSAAALFRYAAKIAGRELPEASAGIGRCYELTGQESLAEEEYRKAERDVPEGAIGLARIWLRRHLEGRREMDWLGMARGRLERARPGKGDPAEALLLYASGRKEEALRAGSAALAKASGDDLLLLVLGVAACDLGRWEEAAARLGRAVELRPGQAILRYYHGVALAGKGDRAGAREAFAQAIQAAPPGWLLLAEAERRRAELGR, encoded by the coding sequence ATGAAGGTGGATCCGCGCGCCTTCCGCGGCCTCTCGCGGTTTCTCGCGCCGGCGGCCGGCGGACCTCTGGCCGATCGCGCGCTGGCCGAGGGCCGGATCACCCCCGCGCAGCTCGAGGAATGCATCCGCGAGCAGGACCGCACGGGCCGTCCGCTCGACGAGCTTCTGATCGAGCGCGGGTACCTCACCGCGGAGGAGGCGGCGCGGCTGCGGCAGCCGGCGCTGCCTCCGGAGGCGGCCCGCGCCGCGGAGGATCCGGCGCGGCTGGTGGGGCATTACATCCTGACGGAGGTCCTGGGCGCCGGCGGCATGGCGGAGGTCTGGAAAGCGTGGGACCGGTCGCTCGGCCGCTGGGTGGCGATCAAGTTCCTCAAGGACCACGTGGGCCATCAGACTCAGCGCCTGGAGCGGGAGGGCCGCATGGCCGGCCGTCTCTCGCACCCGGGAATCATCTCGATCTTCGAACGAGGCCGCCACGGGGACCGGGCCTATCTCGTGATGCCCTACGTCGAAGGGGCCCCGCCGCGGCCGCCGCTGGCGCCCCGCGAGGCCGCGCGCCTGGCCTGGGAGGTCGCTCAGGCCCTGGCGTATGCTCATGCGCAGGGGGTCATCCACCGGGACGTCAAGCCCGCCAACATCCTCGTCGAAAAGACCGGCCGCGCGGTCCTGGCCGATTTCGGACTGGCGATCGCCGGCGGATCGGGAGCCTCGCTCTGGGCCGTCTCGGGGACGCCCGAGTACGCCAGTCCGGAGCAGATCCGCGGCGAGGCGCTCGACGCCCGCACGGACGTCTATTCGCTGGGCGCGACGCTCTATCACCTGCTGACGGGGCGGCCGCCTTTTTCGGGGCGCGACGCGGACGAGATCGGCCGCAAGGTTTTGGAGGCGCGGCCGGCGCCGCTTCGCGGGGTGCCCGCGCGCCTCCGGCGGATCGTCGAACGGGCCATGGAGCGCGACCGGGCCCGGCGCTATCCGGGGATGGCCGAGATGGCCGGGGATCTGCGGCGGTACCTCGAGGGGGCGGATCGGTCCCGGCTCACGTGGAAGGCGTGGGCGGCGGTCCTGGCGGCGGGGATTCTCCCGTGGGCGGTGGCGGGGGGGATCCTCTGGCGGGGGCGCGCCGAGACGCGGGAAGCCGAAGTCCGTTCGATGCTCGACGAAGCCCGCGGCGAGCTGGCGCGGGTGGAGGCGCTCCTCGCCTCGGCGGAGACGGCGGACGCGGACCGGATCCGCAGCGCCGCGTACAGCGCGGCGGCGCTTTTCCGGTATGCGGCCAAAATCGCCGGGAGGGAGCTCCCGGAGGCGTCCGCCGGAATCGGTCGCTGCTACGAGCTGACGGGCCAGGAGTCCTTGGCGGAGGAGGAATACCGCAAGGCCGAGCGGGACGTGCCGGAGGGGGCAATCGGTCTGGCGCGGATCTGGCTGCGCCGTCACCTGGAGGGCCGCCGGGAGATGGACTGGCTGGGGATGGCCCGGGGGCGTCTGGAGCGCGCCCGTCCCGGCAAGGGAGATCCGGCGGAAGCGCTTCTCCTCTACGCCTCGGGACGCAAAGAAGAGGCGCTGCGGGCGGGTTCGGCGGCGCTTGCCAAGGCATCGGGGGACGATCTTCTGCTTCTCGTGCTGGGCGTCGCGGCGTGCGACCTGGGGCGGTGGGAGGAGGCGGCGGCGCGGCTGGGGCGGGCGGTCGAGCTTCGGCCGGGGCAGGCGATCCTCCGGTATTACCACGGTGTGGCGCTGGCCGGGAAGGGCGACCGCGCCGGGGCCCGCGAAGCCTTCGCGCAGGCGATCCAGGCGGCGCCGCCGGGATGGCTTCTTCTGGCCGAAGCGGAGCGCCGGCGGGCGGAGCTCGGCCGGTAG
- a CDS encoding NAD-dependent epimerase/dehydratase family protein — protein sequence MSRSALVTGAGGFVGRWLVAALREEGWKVHTLDRRGPADVQGDLATLSLRRLPRVEAVFHLAGFARPAASLRAAGETYRANAVGTARLARHARAERFILASSCQVYGFPPRRVDESAPLHPPNPYAASKLCAEALARAARPDAVILRPFNHTGPGQSPDYLCPRIARQVAQAEAGRRPPILEVQDLAPRRDFFDVRDMVRAYRLAAERARPGEIYNVTGGRAFSVEEIVRIFLSLARLRLRVRGRHGEPTLLSGNAAKFREATGWRAEIPLRRTLADLLEYERARL from the coding sequence TTGAGCCGTTCCGCCCTCGTCACCGGCGCCGGCGGCTTCGTGGGCCGCTGGCTGGTCGCCGCCCTTCGCGAAGAAGGCTGGAAGGTCCACACGCTCGACCGCCGCGGTCCGGCCGACGTCCAGGGCGACCTGGCGACGCTCTCCCTGCGCCGCCTTCCGCGCGTCGAGGCGGTCTTCCACCTGGCCGGATTCGCGCGCCCGGCGGCGTCCCTGCGCGCCGCCGGCGAGACCTACCGGGCCAACGCGGTCGGCACCGCGCGCCTGGCCCGCCACGCCCGCGCCGAACGCTTCATCCTGGCCAGCTCCTGCCAGGTCTACGGCTTCCCGCCCCGCCGCGTGGACGAGTCGGCCCCCCTCCATCCTCCGAACCCCTACGCGGCGAGCAAGCTCTGCGCCGAGGCGCTGGCGCGCGCCGCGCGGCCGGACGCCGTCATCCTTCGCCCCTTCAACCACACCGGACCGGGCCAGTCCCCCGATTACCTCTGCCCCCGGATCGCCCGGCAAGTCGCCCAGGCCGAGGCGGGCCGCCGGCCGCCGATCCTCGAAGTGCAGGATCTGGCGCCGCGGCGGGATTTCTTCGACGTGCGGGACATGGTCCGCGCCTACCGGCTGGCCGCCGAACGCGCCCGACCGGGCGAAATCTACAACGTGACGGGCGGCCGGGCCTTCTCCGTGGAAGAGATCGTCCGGATCTTTCTTTCGCTCGCCCGCCTCCGCCTGCGGGTCCGCGGCCGGCACGGAGAACCCACGCTTCTTTCCGGAAACGCCGCGAAGTTCCGGGAAGCGACCGGCTGGAGAGCGGAAATCCCTCTTCGGCGCACCCTGGCGGATCTTCTGGAGTACGAACGCGCCCGCCTGTAG
- the gmd gene encoding GDP-mannose 4,6-dehydratase — protein MKRALITGITGQDGSYLAEFLLEKGYEVHGMVRRASTENFERIAHLRDRLRLHQADLLDQLSLIELLKEVRPQEVYNLAAQSFVPTSWVQPVLTGEFTALGVTRVLEAIRLVDRKIRFYQASSSEMFGKVQETPQTEKTPFHPRSPYGVAKVYGHFITVNYRESYGLYAVSGILFNHESPRRGMEFVTRKISHGVAAIKRGLQKELRLGNLEARRDWGFAGDYVRAMWLMLQQDEPEDFVVGTGENHTVREFCELAFDHVGLDWKKYVVVDKDLLRPADVHTLLSNPAKARRKLGWKPEVSFPELVRMMVDADLERLRR, from the coding sequence ATGAAGCGAGCCCTCATCACCGGCATCACCGGCCAGGACGGGTCGTATCTGGCGGAGTTTCTCCTCGAGAAAGGCTACGAGGTCCACGGCATGGTCCGGCGGGCCTCCACCGAGAATTTCGAGCGGATCGCTCACCTCCGCGACCGCCTCCGCCTCCACCAGGCCGATCTGCTCGATCAGCTTTCCCTCATCGAGCTCCTCAAGGAGGTCCGGCCGCAGGAGGTCTACAACCTCGCCGCTCAATCCTTCGTGCCGACCTCCTGGGTCCAGCCCGTCCTCACCGGAGAGTTCACCGCCCTGGGCGTCACGCGCGTCCTCGAGGCGATCCGGCTCGTGGACCGGAAGATCCGCTTCTACCAGGCCTCTTCGAGCGAAATGTTCGGCAAGGTGCAGGAAACGCCCCAGACGGAAAAGACCCCGTTCCACCCGCGCAGCCCCTACGGCGTGGCCAAGGTCTACGGACACTTCATCACGGTGAACTATCGCGAGTCCTACGGTCTCTACGCCGTCAGCGGGATTCTCTTCAACCATGAGTCCCCCCGCCGCGGAATGGAATTCGTCACCCGCAAGATCTCCCACGGGGTCGCCGCCATCAAGCGGGGACTGCAAAAGGAGCTGCGCCTGGGCAACCTCGAGGCGCGGCGCGACTGGGGCTTCGCCGGCGACTACGTGCGCGCCATGTGGCTCATGCTCCAGCAGGACGAACCCGAGGACTTCGTCGTGGGCACCGGCGAGAACCATACCGTCCGGGAATTCTGCGAGCTCGCCTTCGATCACGTGGGGCTGGACTGGAAAAAATACGTCGTCGTGGACAAGGACCTCTTGCGCCCCGCCGACGTCCATACCCTCCTCAGCAACCCCGCCAAGGCCCGCCGGAAGCTGGGCTGGAAGCCCGAAGTCTCCTTTCCCGAACTCGTGCGCATGATGGTGGACGCGGATCTGGAGAGGCTGCGCCGTTGA
- a CDS encoding recombinase family protein: MTRAALYARVSTADQNADIQLARLRDFAAARGWTAEEFVDRGISGSRSSRPALDAMMARVRRREFSVVAVVRLDRLGRSLRHLLGIIEELERLKVDLVATDQPIDTSSPTGKLLFSVVGAVAEFERSLIAERVSAGMRLARQNGVRIGRPPVPLPGAEVLRSRLEEGASLRALAKEYRVSIPTLRRAMNASFPA, translated from the coding sequence ATGACCAGAGCCGCATTGTACGCCCGCGTTTCCACCGCCGACCAAAACGCCGACATCCAGCTTGCCCGGCTCCGGGATTTTGCCGCCGCCCGCGGGTGGACCGCCGAAGAATTCGTCGACCGTGGAATTTCCGGCTCCCGCTCGAGCCGTCCCGCCCTGGACGCCATGATGGCCCGGGTCCGCCGCCGCGAATTCAGCGTCGTGGCCGTCGTGCGCCTGGACCGCCTGGGCCGCTCCCTCCGGCATCTTCTTGGCATCATCGAAGAACTTGAACGCCTGAAGGTCGACCTGGTGGCCACGGACCAACCCATCGACACCTCCTCCCCGACCGGGAAACTGCTCTTCTCCGTGGTCGGGGCGGTAGCGGAATTCGAACGCTCGCTTATCGCGGAACGCGTTTCGGCGGGTATGCGCCTGGCGCGGCAGAACGGAGTCCGCATCGGACGTCCGCCGGTCCCGCTTCCGGGGGCGGAAGTCCTCCGTTCCCGCCTGGAGGAGGGGGCGAGTCTCCGCGCCCTGGCGAAGGAATACCGGGTGTCGATTCCGACGCTGCGCCGGGCCATGAATGCCAGCTTCCCGGCCTGA
- a CDS encoding helix-turn-helix domain-containing protein gives MAYQARKRDRILARVRAGEPLRRVAREERVSESTIRAWIRDDKSTLLAEMLTPPTENSTKPPENSTETTVFPAESSGGQGAEKPPDPVKIAQETGLEGAPAISPPTETAKTATEPTENEREAAVQAYIGLRTLACALVAEFVPFRAPAPNEFVLQTLRQFPRETMTTIEKLTGTKGDPKTAVTVALVIDGLALGMAVWAGWKNDRRGNRLSGQRQNDGTSPPGNPAGA, from the coding sequence GTGGCCTATCAGGCGCGCAAGCGGGACCGGATTCTGGCGCGCGTTCGGGCGGGAGAACCCCTGCGCCGGGTGGCGCGCGAAGAACGCGTATCGGAATCGACGATTCGGGCGTGGATTCGGGACGACAAATCGACGCTACTGGCGGAAATGTTGACGCCGCCGACGGAAAATTCAACGAAACCGCCGGAAAATTCAACGGAAACGACGGTTTTCCCAGCGGAATCGTCGGGCGGGCAAGGCGCGGAAAAACCGCCGGATCCGGTAAAAATTGCGCAGGAAACTGGGCTCGAGGGCGCGCCCGCAATTTCTCCCCCAACGGAAACCGCAAAAACGGCAACGGAACCGACGGAAAACGAACGGGAAGCCGCGGTCCAGGCCTACATCGGACTCCGCACTTTGGCGTGTGCTCTGGTGGCGGAATTCGTGCCTTTTCGCGCACCCGCTCCGAACGAATTCGTCTTGCAAACTCTCCGTCAATTCCCGCGCGAGACAATGACCACGATTGAGAAGCTGACCGGGACCAAGGGGGACCCGAAAACCGCCGTCACGGTGGCGCTGGTCATCGACGGGCTGGCGTTGGGAATGGCGGTTTGGGCCGGGTGGAAAAATGATCGTCGGGGCAATCGGCTGTCCGGGCAGCGGCAAAACGACGGAACTAGTCCGCCGGGCAACCCTGCGGGCGCATGA
- a CDS encoding tyrosine-type recombinase/integrase: MERVRLGDGVAIYRRGRTWYMDWYFGGHRRRSSLKTRDKWDAILQAAREQKKRMVHHWTNGHPELARDPKILRLELALQNPHTFLPALGEAVLELLHQQESKADVPAVTWADAMREYEQHLRTGGGSEAYVRLVLNRLRHFIEFIKTETVAEVTPKHLDDYMASRAADAPKTRKQKVVELRSFFVWAKKRKMIGENPAEDLKAPKVPAREIDFYDAEEIRQLLDRIRGHKLEPIVQVALWTGLRRTELRALRGEDISLTARKIVILSPKTNVRREVPILDQALPTFEKLPTSGPVFPPRNWGEVSRTLCSMGISLAKLRRTFVTHARLNGVAPHVVAKWAGHGVQVEDAHYAGYRLGARPLEMTFGGRPLAPHGV; this comes from the coding sequence ATGGAACGCGTGCGACTCGGTGACGGCGTGGCGATCTATCGGCGCGGGAGAACGTGGTACATGGACTGGTATTTCGGCGGCCATCGGCGGCGTTCATCCCTCAAAACCCGCGACAAATGGGACGCCATCTTGCAGGCCGCGCGAGAACAAAAAAAGCGGATGGTCCATCATTGGACGAACGGCCACCCGGAGCTTGCGAGGGACCCGAAAATCCTCCGGCTGGAATTGGCGTTGCAAAATCCGCATACGTTCCTCCCGGCGCTGGGAGAAGCGGTCCTGGAGCTTCTCCATCAGCAGGAGTCCAAAGCGGACGTCCCCGCCGTCACGTGGGCGGACGCCATGCGCGAGTACGAGCAGCACCTTCGGACCGGCGGCGGCTCAGAAGCGTACGTCCGCCTGGTGCTCAATCGTCTTCGCCACTTCATTGAATTCATCAAAACCGAAACCGTAGCAGAAGTCACGCCGAAGCACCTGGACGATTACATGGCGTCCCGGGCGGCGGACGCTCCCAAGACGCGCAAGCAGAAAGTCGTAGAGCTTCGGTCTTTCTTCGTGTGGGCAAAGAAGCGGAAGATGATCGGGGAGAACCCCGCCGAAGACTTAAAAGCTCCCAAAGTCCCCGCGCGGGAAATTGATTTCTACGACGCCGAAGAAATCCGCCAACTCCTGGACCGGATCCGCGGACACAAACTGGAGCCCATCGTCCAGGTGGCACTATGGACCGGGCTTCGGCGCACGGAGCTTCGGGCGCTTCGGGGGGAAGATATCTCCCTGACGGCCAGGAAAATCGTCATTCTCTCGCCCAAGACGAACGTCCGACGGGAGGTCCCCATCCTGGACCAGGCCCTGCCGACCTTCGAAAAGCTCCCAACAAGCGGACCGGTCTTCCCGCCCCGAAACTGGGGGGAAGTCTCCCGGACCTTGTGCAGTATGGGCATTTCACTGGCCAAGCTCCGGCGGACGTTCGTCACGCACGCCAGGCTGAACGGAGTCGCCCCGCACGTAGTCGCCAAATGGGCAGGCCACGGCGTCCAGGTGGAAGACGCCCACTACGCGGGATATCGCCTGGGAGCCCGGCCCCTGGAAATGACTTTTGGGGGGCGTCCCCTAGCTCCCCACGGTGTTTGA